The bacterium genomic interval GATGTCGCGGCCGAAGGTCCTGGCGTCCATGGGTGGGCTCCCTTGCGCGCGCCCGCCGGAAGAGGCGTAGCGCCTCACCATTCTAGACCGATCGACGGCGGCGTTGGAAGCGCTTTCCCGACCGGGTGGGCGTGGCCTCGATCCGGAACGCAGAAGGCGACCCGCCCGCCCCCCGGCAAGCGGGCCGCCCGGGCCGACCGCCGCGCGTCAGAACCGGAAGAATACGCCTGCGCCCACGGAGACGTAGTCCAGGTCCTCGACGTCGCCGGTCGGAAGCACGTAGCCCGTGTCGACGGAGAGGCCGATGTTCTCGGTCACGTAGAACTCGACACCGCCGCCGAAGCGAGCCGCGAAATCGGTGTCGGTCTTCTGGAACGTCGAGACCGGGTCGTCGGATCTCGCGCTCAGGAATCCGAGTCCGGCCGAGAGGTAGGGCTGGACGCGCCCGGTCGCGAGATAGCCCTTCACGTCGCCGGTGAGCGCCTGCGTGCGCGTCTCCGAGATCTCCGTTCCGTCCACCGACGTCTCGAAGTCCTCCATCCACTCGTAGTGCGCCTCGAGGGCGAGGTGCGGCGTGATGCGCGCACCGAGCCGGCCTGCGAGGCCGAACGAAGGATCGACCTCCACGTTGTTCACGCCCGGGATCTCCGTCAGCTGCCCCTCGAGCCGCGTCGTGAAGCCACCGACCAGGCCGCCGCCGACGTAGAGACCCGAGCGGGCGTAGTCGCCGTTCTCCGCCATGATGCGATCGAATCGGCTGTTGGCCTGCGCGGACCCCGCGCCGCCGAGCAGCGCCAGCGCGGCCAGCGCCACGATCGGTGCGAACCGCACGCGGGACCGCGTCCGTCGCTCGCTCGGGAAGGGTCGCCCCTCCCGGAAGAAGCGGGTCACGGGATTCGGATTCCGGTGGCGGGATTGCGATCGACGGTCCATGTCTCGGTCCTCCATGGCACGCGGTCTCGTCAGCGCGCTCGAGGCGACCTGCCTCTCTGGCGACGACGGTCGAGTCGAGGGCGGGCGTTCCGTCCCCGTCTCGTGCGTGTCCGTTGAGGCGTGGGAGCGGCGTAGACCGGGCGCAGTTCGGGAATCCGCGTCGCCGCGCTCTCGTCCGGTTCGCGGAAAAAGTGCGGAACCCGGGCGTACGTCGAGGCACGCAGGCCGGCCCGCGGGCGCGGCCCTGCCCTTCGTCTCGCGGCTCGGCGGGCGCGAGACCCGGCTATCCTCGGCGGCGACCGAGGGTCCAGGATCGAGGAGGGGCGAGGGCGTGGCGCTGACCAGGGAACGGGCCGAGGCGGTCTTCGCGGCCTACAGCGAGCGACACGCTCGTTGCGACCTCGCCGGGGTCCTGGCGCTGTTCGCTCCGGATGCGACGGTCGAGGATCCCGTCGGCGCACCGGGCTACGTCGGTCTCGACGCGATCGAGGGGTTCTATTCGGGGACGCAGGCTCGGAACGGTCCGATGACGATCGAGCGGGCGGGCGCGCTGCTCGTCGGGGGCGACGAGCTCGCGGTGCACGTCCGGGCCGAGCTCGAGGCGGCGGGCGCGCCTCCGGCGATGGACGTGATCTACGTGATCGCCGTCGACGAGGCGGGTCGGATCCGTTCGCTTCGGGCGTGGTACTAGCAGCCTGCTCCCGTCGATCGTGTCCTATCCTGCCGCTCGGATCGCGCAGACGGAGCGCGACCGGAAACCGGGAGAACGGGAATGAAGTGGCTCGTCATCGCGGGTGGCACGCTCGTCGTGCTCGCGGTCGCGATGCCCGTCCTCATGTACGTCCAGGGGCGCCTGTCGAACCCCGGTGTCGAGGACGAGGTCCGCAACGATCCTTCGGGTGAGCGCGCGCAGAAGGTCATGCTCCTCACGCTGCCGTCCGGGAGGACGATCCCCGTGAACTTCCTCCGGGAGGACGGGCGCGTCTATGCGGGCGCGGACGGTTGGTGGTGGAAGGAGCTCCGCGACGGACCGCACGAGGTGACGGTCTTCGTGCAGGGCGAGGAGCTGTTCGGCCGTGCTCGCGCCGTCACCGATCAGCCCGAATATCGGAAGGACGTCTTCACCCGGCTTCGGCCGACGGCGCTCCCGGGCTTCGGGACGCTCGTCGAGGTCCTGCTCGATCCGAACGATCCGGGCGGCCCGGTTCGCTAGTCGCGACGGCGTCTACAGGTTCCCCGCACACGCCACCGCGTTCTCGAGCATCCGGTCGACCCGGGCGAGTACGTGATCGACGTCGGTTCCGCCGCCGAGGCCCCCCGCGGCCCCGGCTCGGAGACGCGCGGCGACCCCTTCGACGAGGCAGGCCATCTTCCACCAGCTGAAGGCCCGGTAGTAGTCGACCTGCGAGAGGTCGAAGCCGGAGCGGTCGGCGTACATCGCGATCGCCTCGGCGCGGCGCGGAAAGGCCGGGTGGCGCGTCGGCGAGGGCGAGCCGAAGTCGTGCTCCTCGTCGGGGTCGGTCCAGTAGAGCACGGACCACACGAAGTCGGCGACGGGGTCGCCCAGGGTGCAGAGCTCCCAGTCGAGGACGGCGCGGATCCGGAAGTCGCGCCCGAGCACGGTGTTGTCGAAGCGGTAGTCGCCGTGGACCAGGCCGCAGCCCTGCTGCGCGGGCACGTGCTTCGAGAGCGTCTCGTGGAGCTCGTAGACGACCGGCAGCTCGCGACCCTTCGACGCCTCGAACTGACGAAGCCAGCGCGCGAGCTGTCGCTCGACGTAGGCGTCGCGCCGACCGAGATCGCCGAGTCCGACGGCGTCCGCGTCGAGCTTCGCCATCGCGACCTGTACGTCGATCAGGGACTCGGCGGCCGTCCGGCAGGCGTCCGCGTCCATGTCCTTCGCGTCCTCCGGACCACGGAGGATCCGTCCCTCGGCGAAGCCCATCACGTAGAACTCGGCCCCGATCACCGAGACGTCCTCGCAGTAGGCGACCGCATCCGGAACCGGGATGCCGCATTCCGGGTGGGCGTGGAGCGCCTCGATGATCCGCCACTCGCGACCCATCTCGTGCGCCGTCGCGATCCGCGCCCGCTCCGGCGGGCGGCGAAGCGCCCAGCGATGCCCGTCGGGGCGCTCGACCACGTAGGTCAGGTTCGAGCCGCCGGCGGCGACGAGCTCGAAGGAGAGCTCGGCGTCCGCTCCTTCGACGTTCTCCGCGAGCCAGGACCGGATCGCGGGCAGGTCGAGTCCTCGCACCTCGCTCATCGTTCGCGCGCCTCGTGCATCAGAAGCCCGACGTCGGGGCGTCGGGGTTCAGCGCCGCGCCGAGGGCGGCGTTGTACACGGTGAACGCGACTCCGGCGGTCCGCGGATCGAGGGGATCGGCGCCGTGATAGGCGCCGGGGCAGTTGTAGAGCTCGACTTCGATCCCGGCGGCGAGCAGGTCGAGTCCGTACTGGATGCCTTCGTCCCGGAGCGGGTCGAGGCCGTTCGTCTGGATGAAGGCCGGCGGGAGTCCGCTCAGGTCCTCCGCCCGACCCGGCGCCGCGTAGGCCGGCGTCTTCTCGCGGTCGAAGTCCTCGCCCAGATAGTGGAGCCACATGCCCTCGGCGGCGGCCGCGTTGAACCCCGGGGTCCCCGGCCCCGCCTGACCCATCGAGGGCGTGTTCAAGCGGTCGTCGATCACCGGAATCATCATCGCCTGGTAGCTGATCTCCGGTCCTCCCCGGTCTCGTGCCATCAGGGTGATCGCCGCCGTGAGGGCGCCGCCGGCGCTCCCCCCGGTCACGACCAGGCGGTCGAGATCGGCGCCGAGCGCGTCGGCGTTGTCTGCGGCCCAGAGCAGGGCCGCATAACAGTCTTCGGGCGCGGCGGGGTAGGGGTGCTCCGGCGCGAGCCGGTAGTCGACGGAGACGAGGACGCAGTGGTGGTTCATCGACCAGTTCGCCTCCATTCCGGCGAAGGTCTCGGGATGGAGGAAGCAGAACGCGCCGCCGTGGAAATGGACGAGGAGCGGCAGCGCGCCCTCCGCATCCTTCGGGCGATAGACGAGAACGCGGACGTCCGGGGCGCCCTTCGGGCCGGGGACGAAGCGCTCTTCGATGTCGAGTCGCTCGCGGTGCTCGTCGGTCAGCTCCATCCCGGGGAACAGATCCTCGGGCAGGCTGCGATCGATCGGTAGGAGCTTGTCGGCGCGGGGCATGTTCTTCCTCCAGCGGAGATCCTATCACGCGGAAGGAGTCGTCGAGTCGGTCATCTCGGGCTTGCGATAGGCTTTCTGGGACTCCGATCGAGGTGCCAAGCCATGAACGCGACCGATCTCCTTCGCCCTGCCTTCCTGCTCGCCGCCTGGACCCTGGTGATCACGGCCTGGATGTTCGTGACGCGGATCCCGACGATGGCGAAGCTGAAGATCGATCCGCAGGACGCGCGCGACACTTCGCGCCTGAACGACCTGCTCCCCCACGAAGTGCAGCGGGTCGCGCGGAACTACAACCATCTCTTCGAGCAGCCGACGCTCTACTACGCGGTCGTGCTCATGATCGCGACGATCGGCGCCGTCGACGAACTCCACGTCGCCTGCTCGTGGGCGTTCATGGGGCTGCGCGTCGCTCACTCCTGCGTCCAGGCGACGATCGACGTCGTGCCGATCCGCTTCGGGCTCTTCCTGCTCGCCTGGATCGTGCTGGCGGTGTTGATCCTGCGCGCCCTCGTCGGACTCTTCTAGGCGCTTGCTTCCGCGTAGAACTGCGCGTACCAACGCCGGAAGACCGCGATTGCGGACTCCGTCTCGTTGAGCGCCGGCGTCTCGCGATAGACCTTGTGCTCCCAGATCGGGACGTCGGACTCCCACTGGGCGAAGGCGGCCTCGGAGAGCGCCTTGGCGTAGGCCTCGGTCGCCGCAGGGTCGTCCAGGCGGCCGACGTTCACGACGCCGCGGAGCTCGACGTGCTGATCGTCGACCGGCGTGACGTAGAGCCGCTGCATCGCTTCGAGCCCCGAGTCCTTGACCGTGAGATCCGCGGCGGTCAGCCCGGGCCCGAAGCAGAAGCCGTGTCCCGCGAGGATCGGGTCCTCCAGTCGGAGGTCCGGGACCAGCGCCTCGGGGTCCGATTCCATCGCGACCGTGAAGGTGGGCCCCTCGAGCTCGGGCTCTGCGATCGCG includes:
- a CDS encoding porin family protein gives rise to the protein MDRRSQSRHRNPNPVTRFFREGRPFPSERRTRSRVRFAPIVALAALALLGGAGSAQANSRFDRIMAENGDYARSGLYVGGGLVGGFTTRLEGQLTEIPGVNNVEVDPSFGLAGRLGARITPHLALEAHYEWMEDFETSVDGTEISETRTQALTGDVKGYLATGRVQPYLSAGLGFLSARSDDPVSTFQKTDTDFAARFGGGVEFYVTENIGLSVDTGYVLPTGDVEDLDYVSVGAGVFFRF
- a CDS encoding nuclear transport factor 2 family protein, with amino-acid sequence MALTRERAEAVFAAYSERHARCDLAGVLALFAPDATVEDPVGAPGYVGLDAIEGFYSGTQARNGPMTIERAGALLVGGDELAVHVRAELEAAGAPPAMDVIYVIAVDEAGRIRSLRAWY
- a CDS encoding phosphotransferase family protein, with amino-acid sequence MSEVRGLDLPAIRSWLAENVEGADAELSFELVAAGGSNLTYVVERPDGHRWALRRPPERARIATAHEMGREWRIIEALHAHPECGIPVPDAVAYCEDVSVIGAEFYVMGFAEGRILRGPEDAKDMDADACRTAAESLIDVQVAMAKLDADAVGLGDLGRRDAYVERQLARWLRQFEASKGRELPVVYELHETLSKHVPAQQGCGLVHGDYRFDNTVLGRDFRIRAVLDWELCTLGDPVADFVWSVLYWTDPDEEHDFGSPSPTRHPAFPRRAEAIAMYADRSGFDLSQVDYYRAFSWWKMACLVEGVAARLRAGAAGGLGGGTDVDHVLARVDRMLENAVACAGNL
- a CDS encoding alpha/beta hydrolase encodes the protein MPRADKLLPIDRSLPEDLFPGMELTDEHRERLDIEERFVPGPKGAPDVRVLVYRPKDAEGALPLLVHFHGGAFCFLHPETFAGMEANWSMNHHCVLVSVDYRLAPEHPYPAAPEDCYAALLWAADNADALGADLDRLVVTGGSAGGALTAAITLMARDRGGPEISYQAMMIPVIDDRLNTPSMGQAGPGTPGFNAAAAEGMWLHYLGEDFDREKTPAYAAPGRAEDLSGLPPAFIQTNGLDPLRDEGIQYGLDLLAAGIEVELYNCPGAYHGADPLDPRTAGVAFTVYNAALGAALNPDAPTSGF
- a CDS encoding MAPEG family protein; amino-acid sequence: MNATDLLRPAFLLAAWTLVITAWMFVTRIPTMAKLKIDPQDARDTSRLNDLLPHEVQRVARNYNHLFEQPTLYYAVVLMIATIGAVDELHVACSWAFMGLRVAHSCVQATIDVVPIRFGLFLLAWIVLAVLILRALVGLF